A window of the Scandinavium goeteborgense genome harbors these coding sequences:
- a CDS encoding LysR family transcriptional regulator, whose translation MKMQDLNDLWYFVQVVDNGGFSPASRVIGIPKSRLSRRIALLEERLETRLIQRSTRSFTVTEAGQIFYRHCKAMMIEAEAAQEAIDSLRAEPRGVIRLTCPITLLHVHIGEMLAQFMARFPHVTVQLEETNRQVDVLNENVDIAIRVRPLPLEDSDLVMRKLADRSMCLVASPALVAQFGVPDSPADLQPWPSLALSKPQQVYRWCLYGPDNQDVTLHHTPRYITTDMIALRSAALAGVGIVQLPRLMLKEQIAAGTLVHLLPEWRTRREIIHAVFPSRRGQLPAVRALIDFLAESYAGFDEE comes from the coding sequence ATGAAAATGCAGGACCTCAACGATCTGTGGTATTTCGTGCAGGTGGTGGATAACGGCGGATTTTCCCCGGCCAGTCGGGTGATTGGCATTCCAAAATCACGCTTGAGCCGCCGGATTGCGTTGCTCGAAGAGCGGCTGGAAACGCGGCTTATTCAGCGATCGACACGCAGTTTTACGGTGACTGAAGCCGGGCAGATTTTCTATCGCCATTGCAAAGCGATGATGATTGAGGCCGAGGCCGCGCAGGAGGCGATTGATTCGCTGCGCGCCGAGCCGCGTGGCGTAATCCGTCTGACCTGTCCGATTACTTTGTTGCACGTGCACATCGGCGAGATGCTGGCGCAGTTTATGGCGCGCTTTCCCCACGTCACGGTACAGCTGGAAGAAACCAACCGTCAGGTGGATGTGCTGAATGAAAACGTCGATATTGCCATTCGCGTGCGTCCGCTTCCGCTGGAAGACAGCGATCTGGTGATGCGCAAGCTGGCCGACAGAAGTATGTGTCTGGTGGCGAGCCCGGCACTGGTGGCGCAGTTTGGCGTGCCGGATTCGCCCGCCGATCTCCAGCCCTGGCCGAGCCTCGCCTTAAGCAAGCCACAGCAGGTGTACCGCTGGTGTTTGTACGGGCCGGATAACCAGGACGTCACCCTGCATCACACGCCGCGGTATATCACTACTGACATGATTGCCTTACGCAGCGCGGCACTGGCCGGAGTCGGCATTGTGCAGTTGCCACGGCTGATGCTGAAAGAGCAGATTGCGGCAGGAACGCTGGTACATTTGTTGCCTGAGTGGCGAACGCGACGCGAAATCATCCACGCGGTCTTCCCTTCACGACGAGGTCAGCTTCCGGCGGTGCGGGCGTTGATTGATTTTCTGGCAGAGAGTTATGCGGGGTTTGATGAGGAGTAA
- the mscK gene encoding mechanosensitive channel MscK, whose protein sequence is MLHNNFWRKSFPAFIIALTFFFSATGISQARAQSNNDLPERADVQKQLTTLSKKKELTPQDKLVEQDLSDTLQLLDKIDRVKDETAQLKQQIDQAPAKMRQATDSLNALSDVDNDDETRKNLNQLSMRQLESRVSDVLDQLQTAQNDLATYNSQLVSLQTQPERVQNAMYNASQQLQQIRNRLNGTTVGEDALRPTQQTMLLVQQALLNAELDQQRKSLSGNTVLQDTLQKQRDYVTANSNRLQHQLQLLQEAVNSKRLILTEKTAQEAVSPDDAERIQANPLVKQELDVNHQLSERLINATETGNQLVQQNIRVKTWLDRALQSERNIKEQISMLKGSLLLSRILYQEQQTLPSADELEDMTNRIADLRLEQFEVNQQRDALFQSDDFVAKLEEGHQTDVTDEVTDALTQVVDMRRELLDQMNKQLGNQLMMAINLQVNQQQLMSVSKSLRSILTQQIFWVNSNKPMDWDWIKSFPSALKDQFSKMKVTVNWEKAWPSVFVAFLAGLPLLLIAGLIRWRMKWLRNYQQKLASEVGQLRNDSQLNTPKALLLDLVRTLPVVMLILAVGLILLTMQLNISDLLWAFSKKLALFWLIFGLCWKVLEKNGVAVMHFNMQPQLTSHWRRQIVRISLALLPLHFWSVEAELSPLHLMDDVLGQFAIFLNLLLITVLVWPMCRDSWRDKESHSLRLITITTLAIVPVALMVLTATGYFYTTLRLAGRWIETVYLVILWNLIYQTVLRGLSVAARRIAYRRALARRQHVVKEGAEGAEPLEEPTIALEDVNQQTLRITVLVMTALFGVMFWAIWSDLITVFAYLDSITLWHYNVTEAGAEVLRNVTLGSLLFALISFGVAWALIRNLPGLLEVLVLSRLNMRQGASYAITTILNYVIIGAGAMTVFGSLGVSWDKLQWLAAALSVGLGFGLQEIFGNFVSGLIILFERPVRIGDTVTIGTYSGSVSKIRIRATTITDFDRKEVIIPNKAFVTERLINWSLSDTITRVVIRLGVAYGSDLDKVKEVLLQAAMEHPKVMHDPEPSVFFTNFGQSTLDHELRLYVRELRDRSYTVDELNRTIDRLCRENGINIAFNQLEVHLSNKKGDQVTEVKREVKGDDPTPAGA, encoded by the coding sequence ATGCTGCACAACAATTTCTGGCGAAAATCATTTCCCGCGTTCATCATCGCGCTGACCTTTTTCTTCAGTGCCACTGGCATTTCCCAGGCGCGCGCGCAAAGCAATAACGATCTGCCTGAACGGGCCGACGTGCAAAAGCAGCTCACAACGCTGAGCAAGAAAAAAGAACTCACTCCGCAGGATAAGCTCGTTGAGCAGGATCTGTCGGACACGCTGCAACTGCTCGATAAAATTGACCGCGTCAAAGATGAAACCGCGCAGCTTAAACAGCAGATAGACCAGGCACCGGCCAAAATGCGCCAGGCCACCGATAGCCTCAACGCGCTGTCTGACGTCGACAACGACGACGAAACCCGCAAAAACCTGAATCAGCTTTCCATGCGCCAGCTGGAATCACGGGTGAGCGACGTGCTCGATCAACTGCAAACCGCGCAGAACGATCTCGCCACCTACAACAGCCAGCTGGTCTCCCTGCAAACGCAGCCCGAACGCGTGCAGAATGCCATGTACAACGCCTCCCAGCAGCTTCAACAGATTCGTAATCGCCTGAACGGCACCACCGTGGGTGAAGACGCGCTGCGTCCGACTCAACAAACCATGCTGTTAGTGCAGCAGGCACTGCTCAATGCCGAACTCGATCAGCAGCGTAAAAGCCTCTCTGGCAACACCGTGTTGCAGGACACGCTGCAAAAACAGCGCGATTACGTCACTGCCAACAGCAATCGGCTTCAGCATCAGCTCCAGCTGTTACAGGAAGCGGTAAACAGCAAGCGTCTGATCCTGACCGAAAAAACGGCGCAGGAAGCGGTCTCGCCTGACGATGCCGAACGCATTCAGGCAAATCCGTTGGTCAAACAGGAGTTGGATGTTAACCATCAACTCAGCGAACGCCTGATCAACGCGACCGAAACCGGCAACCAGCTGGTGCAGCAGAATATTCGCGTCAAAACCTGGCTCGACCGCGCGCTGCAGTCTGAACGCAATATCAAAGAACAGATTTCGATGCTCAAAGGCAGCCTGCTGCTGTCGCGTATTCTCTATCAGGAACAGCAGACGCTGCCGTCGGCGGATGAACTGGAAGACATGACCAACCGCATTGCGGACCTGCGTCTTGAGCAGTTTGAAGTGAATCAGCAGCGCGATGCGCTGTTCCAGAGCGACGATTTCGTGGCGAAGCTGGAAGAGGGCCACCAAACCGACGTCACCGACGAAGTGACCGATGCGCTGACCCAGGTGGTCGATATGCGCCGTGAATTGCTCGACCAGATGAACAAGCAGCTCGGTAACCAGCTGATGATGGCCATCAACCTGCAGGTGAACCAGCAGCAGTTGATGAGCGTCTCAAAAAGCCTGCGCTCGATTCTTACCCAGCAAATTTTCTGGGTGAACAGCAACAAACCGATGGACTGGGACTGGATAAAATCGTTCCCGTCAGCGCTGAAAGATCAGTTCAGCAAAATGAAAGTCACCGTCAACTGGGAAAAGGCCTGGCCGTCGGTGTTCGTCGCCTTCCTCGCCGGGTTGCCGCTGCTGTTGATCGCCGGGCTTATCCGTTGGCGCATGAAATGGCTGCGCAACTACCAGCAAAAGCTGGCCTCGGAAGTGGGGCAGCTGCGTAACGACAGCCAGCTCAATACCCCGAAAGCGCTGTTACTCGATCTGGTCCGCACCCTGCCGGTGGTGATGTTAATCCTGGCGGTGGGCCTGATCCTGCTGACCATGCAGCTCAATATCAGTGACCTGCTGTGGGCGTTCAGTAAAAAGCTGGCGTTGTTCTGGCTGATTTTTGGCTTGTGCTGGAAAGTGCTCGAGAAAAACGGCGTCGCGGTTATGCATTTCAACATGCAGCCCCAACTGACCAGCCACTGGCGTCGGCAGATTGTGCGCATCAGCCTGGCGCTGCTGCCGCTGCACTTCTGGTCTGTTGAAGCAGAACTCTCTCCGCTGCACCTGATGGATGACGTGCTCGGCCAGTTTGCGATTTTCCTCAACCTTTTGCTGATCACCGTGCTTGTCTGGCCGATGTGCCGCGACAGCTGGCGTGACAAAGAGTCCCACAGCCTGCGCCTCATCACCATTACCACGCTGGCGATTGTGCCGGTTGCGCTGATGGTGCTGACCGCCACCGGGTATTTCTACACCACGCTGCGCCTGGCTGGCCGCTGGATTGAAACCGTTTATCTGGTCATTCTGTGGAACCTGATTTACCAGACCGTTCTGCGTGGCCTGAGCGTAGCCGCTCGCCGAATCGCTTACCGCCGTGCGTTAGCACGTCGCCAGCATGTCGTGAAAGAGGGCGCGGAAGGGGCAGAGCCGCTGGAAGAACCGACCATCGCGCTGGAAGACGTAAACCAGCAGACATTGCGTATCACGGTGCTGGTGATGACCGCGCTGTTTGGTGTGATGTTCTGGGCGATTTGGTCCGACTTAATCACCGTTTTCGCTTATCTCGACAGTATCACGCTGTGGCATTACAACGTGACCGAAGCCGGGGCTGAAGTGCTGCGTAACGTCACGCTCGGCAGCCTGCTGTTTGCGCTGATTTCGTTTGGCGTCGCCTGGGCGTTAATCCGCAACTTACCTGGCCTGCTGGAAGTGCTGGTACTCTCGCGCCTGAACATGCGCCAGGGGGCCTCTTACGCCATCACGACGATTTTGAATTATGTGATTATCGGTGCGGGCGCAATGACTGTCTTTGGTTCGCTCGGCGTGTCGTGGGACAAACTGCAATGGCTCGCCGCCGCGCTGTCGGTCGGCCTGGGTTTCGGCTTACAGGAAATTTTCGGTAACTTTGTTTCCGGTCTGATCATCCTGTTCGAGCGTCCGGTGCGCATCGGCGATACGGTGACCATCGGGACGTACTCGGGTTCGGTCAGCAAGATCCGTATCCGCGCCACCACCATTACCGACTTTGACCGTAAAGAAGTGATCATCCCGAACAAAGCCTTCGTGACTGAGCGTCTGATCAACTGGTCGCTGAGCGATACCATCACTCGCGTGGTGATCCGCCTCGGCGTGGCCTACGGTTCTGACCTGGATAAGGTCAAAGAAGTGCTGCTGCAAGCGGCGATGGAGCACCCGAAAGTCATGCACGATCCGGAGCCGTCGGTGTTCTTCACTAATTTCGGGCAGAGTACGCTGGATCACGAGCTGCGTTTGTACGTGCGTGAATTACGCGATCGCAGCTACACCGTGGATGAGCTGAACCGCACCATCGACCGCCTGTGTCGTGAGAATGGCATTAACATTGCGTTTAACCAGCTGGAAGTTCATCTGAGCAACAAAAAGGGTGATCAAGTGACAGAAGTGAAGCGCGAAGTGAAAGGGGACGATCCGACACCTGCGGGTGCGTGA
- the apt gene encoding adenine phosphoribosyltransferase translates to MTATAQQLEFLKNSIKSIQDYPKPGILFRDVTSLLEDPKAYALSIELLTERFKNMGVTKVVGTEARGFLFGAPVALALGVGFVPVRKPGKLPRETIAESYELEYGTDQLEIHIDAIQPGDKVLVVDDLLATGGTIEATVKLIRRLGGEVTDAAFIINLFDLGGEQRLENQGINCYSLVPFPGH, encoded by the coding sequence ATGACCGCAACTGCACAGCAGCTTGAATTTCTGAAAAACAGCATCAAAAGCATCCAGGACTATCCGAAACCTGGCATTCTTTTCCGCGATGTCACCAGTTTGCTGGAAGACCCGAAAGCCTATGCGCTCAGCATTGAACTGCTGACCGAGCGTTTTAAAAACATGGGTGTCACCAAAGTGGTGGGTACCGAGGCGCGTGGCTTCCTGTTTGGTGCTCCGGTCGCGCTGGCGTTGGGCGTAGGGTTTGTACCGGTACGTAAACCGGGCAAACTGCCGCGTGAAACTATCGCTGAAAGCTATGAGCTGGAATACGGCACTGATCAGCTGGAAATCCACATCGATGCTATCCAGCCAGGCGACAAAGTGCTGGTGGTCGACGATCTGCTGGCAACCGGCGGTACCATCGAAGCGACCGTGAAGCTGATCCGTCGTCTGGGTGGTGAAGTCACCGACGCCGCGTTCATCATCAATCTGTTCGATCTGGGTGGTGAACAGCGCCTGGAAAACCAGGGCATCAACTGCTACAGCCTGGTACCCTTCCCAGGACATTGA
- the dnaX gene encoding DNA polymerase III subunit gamma/tau, translated as MSYQVLARKWRPQTFADVVGQEHVLTALANGLASGRIHHAYLFSGTRGVGKTSIARLLAKGLNCESGITATPCGVCDNCREIEQGRFVDLIEIDAASRTKVEDTRDLLDNVQYAPARGRFKVYLIDEVHMLSRHSFNALLKTLEEPPSHVKFLLATTDPQKLPVTILSRCLQFHLKALDVDQIRHQLEHILGEEKIVSETRALQLLARAADGSLRDALSLTDQAIASGDGQLTAASVSTMLGTLDDDQALSLIEALVGANGEQVMALIHEAASRGIEWEALLVEMQSLLHRIAMVQLSPSALGSDMAPVEHRMRELARTVPPADIQLYYQTLLIGRKELPYAPDRRMGVEMTLLRALAFHPRQPLPEPDVQPQSFAPVAPTAVMHPTQVAPQQAPAAPAYQSETLPDSTSQVLAARSHLQRAQGAPKAKKSEPAAASRARPVNNAALERLASVTERVQARPSSTALEEQRPQKKEAYRWKATTITEVVKEEVATPKALKKALEHEKTPELAAKLAVEAVERDGWAAEVSQLKLPKLVEQVALNAWKEQSGNSVCLHLRPSQRHLNNGGALKVLTEAMSELTGAPVELTIVEDDNPAVRTPLEWRQAIYEEKLAQAREAIVADNNIQTLRRFFDADLDEDSIRPI; from the coding sequence ATGAGTTATCAGGTCTTAGCCCGAAAATGGCGACCACAAACCTTCGCTGACGTCGTCGGCCAGGAACATGTGCTGACCGCACTGGCGAACGGCCTGGCGTCTGGCCGTATCCACCATGCGTATCTGTTTTCCGGCACCCGCGGCGTAGGGAAAACCTCTATCGCACGTCTGCTGGCGAAAGGGCTGAACTGCGAAAGCGGCATCACCGCCACGCCGTGCGGCGTGTGTGATAACTGCCGTGAAATCGAGCAGGGCCGTTTTGTCGATCTGATTGAGATCGATGCCGCCTCGCGCACCAAAGTCGAAGATACCCGTGACCTGCTGGATAACGTGCAGTACGCCCCGGCTCGCGGTCGCTTCAAGGTCTATCTGATCGATGAAGTGCACATGCTCTCGCGTCACAGCTTTAACGCGCTGTTAAAAACGCTGGAAGAGCCGCCATCGCACGTAAAATTCCTGCTGGCGACCACCGATCCGCAAAAGCTGCCGGTGACGATCCTTTCCCGTTGTCTGCAATTCCATCTGAAGGCGCTTGACGTCGATCAGATTCGCCATCAGCTGGAACATATTCTCGGCGAAGAGAAAATTGTTTCCGAAACGCGCGCCTTGCAGCTGTTGGCCCGCGCGGCCGATGGCAGCCTGCGTGACGCGCTGAGCCTCACCGACCAGGCGATTGCCAGCGGTGACGGACAGCTGACCGCCGCCAGCGTGAGCACCATGCTCGGCACGCTCGACGACGATCAGGCGCTGTCGCTGATTGAAGCGCTGGTCGGTGCCAACGGTGAGCAGGTGATGGCGCTTATCCACGAGGCCGCATCTCGCGGTATCGAGTGGGAAGCGCTGCTGGTCGAAATGCAAAGCCTGCTGCACCGCATTGCGATGGTGCAGCTGTCGCCGTCGGCGCTGGGCAGCGACATGGCACCGGTAGAACACCGGATGCGCGAGCTGGCGCGAACCGTGCCGCCCGCCGATATTCAACTGTATTACCAGACGCTGCTGATCGGCCGCAAAGAGCTGCCGTATGCGCCGGACCGCCGGATGGGTGTCGAAATGACCTTGCTGCGCGCGCTGGCGTTCCATCCGCGCCAGCCGTTGCCGGAGCCGGACGTTCAGCCGCAGTCTTTTGCCCCCGTCGCGCCGACGGCGGTGATGCACCCGACGCAGGTTGCCCCTCAGCAAGCGCCAGCCGCGCCTGCGTATCAAAGCGAAACGCTACCGGATTCCACCAGCCAGGTGCTGGCGGCCCGCAGCCATTTGCAACGCGCTCAGGGAGCACCCAAAGCAAAAAAGAGTGAACCGGCAGCCGCATCCCGCGCGCGGCCGGTGAACAATGCTGCGCTGGAGAGATTGGCCTCGGTCACGGAACGCGTTCAGGCGCGCCCATCTTCAACGGCGCTGGAAGAACAGCGTCCGCAGAAAAAAGAAGCATACCGCTGGAAAGCGACCACCATCACCGAAGTGGTGAAGGAAGAGGTCGCCACGCCGAAGGCGCTGAAGAAAGCGCTGGAGCATGAGAAAACGCCAGAGCTCGCCGCGAAACTTGCGGTTGAAGCCGTAGAGCGCGATGGCTGGGCGGCAGAAGTAAGTCAGCTCAAATTGCCTAAACTGGTAGAACAGGTCGCGCTGAATGCGTGGAAAGAGCAGAGCGGGAACAGCGTCTGCCTGCACCTGCGTCCGTCCCAGCGTCATCTGAATAACGGCGGGGCGCTCAAGGTTCTGACCGAAGCGATGAGCGAATTAACCGGCGCGCCGGTTGAACTGACCATCGTTGAAGATGATAATCCAGCGGTGCGTACGCCGCTGGAGTGGCGTCAGGCCATTTACGAAGAAAAGCTCGCGCAGGCACGCGAGGCGATCGTTGCCGATAACAACATCCAGACCCTGCGTCGTTTCTTCGATGCGGATCTGGATGAAGACAGTATTCGACCCATTTGA
- a CDS encoding pirin family protein, with the protein MKSILGVYSAPQSHWVGDGFPVRSLFSYAKFAKQLSPFLLLDYAGPAEFKPSNKGQRGVDVHPHRGFETVTIVYKGEVAHRDSTGSGGVIGPGDVQWMTAGSGILHEEFHSPAFSEKGGSLEMVQLWVNLPAKDKSTPAAYQSITDGDIPQVALPDNAGLARVIAGELDGHRGPAKTFSPMRILDLRLNAHSTTTLTLPDGWNTALVVLKGTVQVNDQEIAREAQLVVLDAKGESVTLESNNDATVLVLSGEPLNEPVVGYGPFVMNTREEINQAIDDFNQGRFGQQAE; encoded by the coding sequence ATGAAATCAATTTTAGGTGTGTACTCAGCCCCGCAGTCCCACTGGGTGGGCGATGGGTTCCCGGTGCGTTCCCTGTTCTCCTACGCAAAATTTGCCAAACAGCTTAGCCCGTTCCTGCTGCTGGATTACGCGGGCCCGGCAGAATTTAAACCGAGCAACAAAGGCCAGCGCGGCGTAGATGTGCACCCGCATCGCGGTTTTGAAACGGTCACTATCGTCTACAAAGGTGAAGTGGCGCACCGCGATTCCACCGGCAGCGGCGGGGTGATTGGCCCGGGCGACGTGCAGTGGATGACCGCCGGAAGCGGCATTTTGCATGAAGAGTTTCACTCTCCGGCTTTCAGTGAGAAGGGCGGTTCGCTGGAAATGGTCCAGTTGTGGGTGAACCTGCCGGCGAAGGATAAATCCACGCCAGCGGCGTATCAGTCGATAACCGACGGCGATATTCCGCAGGTGGCGTTGCCGGATAACGCCGGTCTGGCACGGGTGATAGCCGGTGAACTGGACGGGCATAGAGGCCCGGCGAAAACCTTCTCGCCGATGCGCATTCTCGATTTGCGCCTCAACGCCCACAGCACCACCACGCTGACGCTGCCGGATGGCTGGAACACTGCGCTGGTGGTGCTGAAAGGCACGGTGCAGGTAAATGATCAGGAAATTGCGCGGGAAGCACAGCTGGTCGTGCTGGATGCGAAAGGCGAAAGCGTAACGCTTGAATCCAACAACGACGCCACGGTGCTGGTGCTGAGCGGTGAACCGCTGAATGAGCCGGTAGTGGGTTATGGCCCGTTCGTGATGAACACCCGTGAAGAAATCAACCAGGCTATCGACGACTTCAACCAAGGACGATTCGGCCAGCAGGCCGAGTAA
- the rsmS gene encoding pleiotropic regulatory protein RsmS has product MSLENAPDDVKLAVDLIMLLEEHAIAPEVVLRALEIVKKDFEQKVEAGSSSS; this is encoded by the coding sequence ATGTCGCTGGAGAATGCCCCGGATGACGTCAAACTGGCGGTCGATTTGATTATGCTGCTCGAGGAACACGCGATTGCCCCTGAAGTTGTGCTTCGCGCGCTGGAGATAGTGAAGAAAGATTTTGAGCAGAAAGTTGAGGCGGGTAGCTCGTCATCCTAA
- a CDS encoding YbaB/EbfC family nucleoid-associated protein, producing MFGGKGGLGNLMKQAQQMQEKMQKAQEEIAQLEVTGESGAGLVKVTINGAHNCRRVEIDPSLLEDDKDMLEDLVAAAFNDAARRIEETQKEKMAGVSSGMQLPPGFKMPF from the coding sequence ATGTTTGGTGGAAAAGGCGGTCTGGGTAACCTGATGAAACAGGCCCAGCAGATGCAAGAAAAGATGCAGAAAGCGCAGGAAGAAATCGCTCAACTGGAAGTGACCGGTGAGTCTGGTGCGGGCCTGGTCAAGGTCACCATCAACGGCGCGCACAACTGCCGTCGCGTTGAGATCGACCCAAGTCTGCTCGAAGATGACAAAGACATGCTGGAAGATTTGGTTGCTGCTGCGTTCAACGACGCCGCACGCCGTATCGAAGAAACCCAGAAAGAGAAAATGGCCGGTGTTTCCTCAGGAATGCAGCTGCCACCAGGCTTTAAAATGCCGTTCTAA
- a CDS encoding isochorismatase family protein, whose amino-acid sequence MMTPANFNGQKPMIDPNDAVLLLIDHQSGLFQLVHDMPMTTLRTHATVLAKMATLAKIPVITTASVPQGPNGPLIPEIHQYAPHAQYVPRKGEINAWDNPEFVAAVKATGRSTLIIAGTVTSVCMAFPAISAVADGFKVFAVIDASGTYSKMAQEISLARVMQAGVVPLDMAAVTAEIQHTWNRDDAMEWANLWSGVFTEYPLLMESYQKAQDVVTNQETLDSQRT is encoded by the coding sequence ATCATGACCCCAGCAAACTTTAACGGCCAAAAGCCAATGATCGACCCGAACGACGCGGTACTGCTGCTGATCGACCACCAGAGCGGCCTGTTCCAGCTGGTCCACGACATGCCGATGACCACGCTGCGCACGCACGCTACGGTGCTCGCCAAAATGGCGACGCTGGCGAAGATCCCGGTCATCACCACCGCGTCCGTGCCGCAAGGCCCGAACGGGCCGCTGATCCCGGAAATTCACCAATATGCCCCGCATGCGCAGTACGTGCCGCGTAAGGGTGAAATCAACGCCTGGGATAACCCGGAGTTTGTGGCGGCGGTGAAAGCCACCGGCCGTAGCACCCTGATTATCGCCGGGACCGTCACCAGCGTATGCATGGCATTCCCGGCGATCAGCGCAGTGGCAGACGGCTTTAAAGTCTTCGCGGTGATTGATGCGTCCGGGACCTATTCCAAAATGGCCCAGGAAATCAGCCTGGCGCGCGTGATGCAGGCGGGTGTGGTTCCGCTGGATATGGCGGCGGTCACCGCGGAAATTCAGCATACCTGGAACCGTGATGATGCGATGGAATGGGCCAACCTGTGGTCAGGCGTGTTCACCGAATATCCGCTGCTGATGGAAAGCTATCAGAAGGCACAGGACGTGGTGACGAATCAGGAAACACTAGACTCGCAGCGCACCTGA
- the recR gene encoding recombination mediator RecR: MQTSPLLTALMESLRCLPGVGPKSAQRMAFTLLQRDRSGGMRLAQALTRAMSEIGHCADCRTFTEQDVCNICSNPRRQENGQLCVVESPADIYAIEQTGQFSGRYFVLMGHLSPLDGIGPDDIGLDRLEERLSSEQMKEVILATNPTVEGEATANYIAELCGQYGVDASRIAHGVPVGGELEMVDGTTLSHSLAGRHKIRF; this comes from the coding sequence ATGCAAACCAGTCCTTTACTTACCGCCCTTATGGAATCCCTCCGCTGCCTGCCTGGCGTGGGTCCGAAGTCTGCCCAACGCATGGCGTTTACCTTGTTACAACGCGATCGTAGCGGTGGAATGCGCCTGGCGCAGGCGCTGACGCGGGCAATGTCTGAAATTGGTCACTGTGCCGATTGCCGGACTTTCACCGAGCAGGACGTGTGTAACATTTGCTCGAACCCGCGTCGTCAGGAAAACGGTCAGCTTTGCGTGGTCGAAAGTCCGGCAGACATCTACGCCATCGAACAAACCGGGCAGTTCTCCGGGCGTTACTTCGTGCTGATGGGCCATTTGTCACCGCTCGACGGTATCGGCCCGGACGACATCGGCCTCGACAGGCTCGAAGAGCGTTTGAGCAGCGAACAGATGAAAGAAGTGATCCTCGCCACCAACCCGACGGTGGAAGGGGAGGCGACCGCCAACTACATCGCTGAACTTTGCGGGCAATATGGCGTAGACGCCAGCCGCATCGCGCACGGCGTGCCGGTCGGCGGCGAACTGGAAATGGTCGATGGCACCACGCTGTCGCACTCCCTTGCCGGTCGCCACAAGATTCGTTTTTAA
- a CDS encoding DUF454 family protein, giving the protein MKRTILNIIGWLAVVLGTLGVFLPLLPTTPFILLAAWCFAQSSPRFHHWLLYRSWFGGYLRHWQQHKAMPPGAKSRAIVVTLVTFAFSLWLVKMLWVRFLLLGILACLLIFLWRIPVVDAKQQK; this is encoded by the coding sequence ATGAAACGGACCATTCTAAACATCATTGGCTGGCTGGCGGTAGTCCTTGGCACCCTGGGCGTGTTTTTACCGCTCTTGCCGACCACGCCTTTCATCCTGCTAGCGGCCTGGTGCTTTGCGCAATCTTCCCCGCGATTCCACCACTGGCTGCTGTATCGCTCGTGGTTTGGCGGCTATTTGCGTCACTGGCAGCAGCATAAAGCGATGCCGCCGGGAGCGAAATCTCGCGCCATCGTGGTTACGCTGGTGACCTTCGCCTTTTCGTTGTGGCTGGTGAAGATGTTGTGGGTGCGATTTTTACTGCTGGGGATCCTCGCCTGCCTGCTGATTTTCCTGTGGCGTATTCCAGTGGTTGATGCAAAACAACAAAAATAA
- the priC gene encoding primosomal replication protein N'', with amino-acid sequence MKTDLLLQSLDAQLSRLEAEVAPMAFHATIGARFDRQLFRTRSSLLQACVEEARGNLKALHLAVEKQQLAQVQWLAEHLVSQLEAIARESAAWQLREWDNGSPALTRWQRKRLQHQEFERRLLEMTQQRRQQLAQATTLADQQRLSREVDAFSARLARCRGALENIENVLARMTR; translated from the coding sequence ATGAAAACTGACCTGTTACTGCAATCGCTGGATGCGCAGCTTTCGCGCCTCGAAGCCGAGGTCGCCCCGATGGCGTTTCATGCCACCATTGGCGCCCGTTTTGACCGGCAGCTTTTTCGCACCCGCAGTTCATTATTACAGGCCTGCGTGGAAGAGGCGCGAGGCAATTTGAAAGCGTTGCACCTGGCGGTTGAAAAGCAGCAGCTCGCGCAGGTGCAGTGGCTGGCGGAACATCTGGTTTCCCAACTGGAAGCCATTGCCCGGGAAAGTGCCGCCTGGCAGCTGCGCGAGTGGGATAATGGTTCCCCGGCGTTGACGCGCTGGCAGCGTAAGCGGCTTCAGCACCAGGAGTTTGAGCGCCGCCTGCTGGAGATGACGCAGCAACGCCGCCAGCAGTTAGCGCAGGCCACGACGCTTGCGGATCAGCAACGGCTTTCCAGGGAGGTCGACGCGTTTAGCGCCCGGCTGGCACGCTGTCGCGGCGCGCTGGAAAATATTGAAAACGTACTGGCGCGCATGACGCGCTAA